GTTTTTGGAGATCTTTTTTCTAAAGTTTCTTTGTTGATATTGAAAGAATATCCAACGTCAGAAAAAATTCTAGAATCTAACGAGGATGATTTATCAAATAGTATACGTGAATATTGTCCGAGTCGCTCTGCCCTATGGGCAAGAGAAAAGGCAAGAAAACTGATAGATTCAGCCAATCAAAATCCTTTTCAGAAGGTGATGTATCAAAGTCACTTATTTAATCTGAATATGTATATTGATATCCTATTTCATTACCAAGGACACCTTTCGGAATTAGAGGGCCAAATGTTATCCCTGGCAAGTGAAATAGAAGAATATAAGATTATCCAATCAATCCCTGGAATCGGTGAAAAGATCGCTGCAACGATCATTTCTGAAATTGGGGAAATTGATCGGTTTAATCATCCTAAAAAATTGGTTGCCTACGCCGGAATTGATCCGAGTGTTTATTCGTCAGGAAAATTCACAGCGACAACGAATCGGATTACTAAACGTGGTTCTAGTAGGCTAAGGCACAGTTTATATTTAGCTGTTTTGTGTGGAATAAGAAGCTCTAGAAATAAAAAACTCAAAGAGTTTTATGACAAGAAACGGTCAGAAGGAAAACCTTCAAAAGTTGCGTTAGTTGCTTGTATTAATAAACTTCTTCAATGGATATATGCTTTATTAAAGAGGAAAGAAGTTTTCCTTGATTTATCTTAATTTATTAAATTGACCATTAGATGAAAAGCCTTCCACAATACACTTGGAGGGTTATTTGGTATGCCCAAAAACAGTATAACATAAAGAAAAGTGCCATCTTACAAAAAAAAAGATATTGACAACCTATTAGCTGGTTTAGTCAAGTGGAGCAATGTCTTTTAAGACTTTGCTCCTTTTACATTTAAAAGTACTTCTGATAATACTCTTTTCTTAGCCTCCCGTTTAATTGAGCGTAGATCCTAGTTGTTTCGCTTTTCTCATGCCCCATAAGACTTTGTATGACTTCTATGGGAGCTCCATTGTTCAACAAATGAGTTGCATAGCTGTGTCTAAGTTGGTGTGGATGAATTTCTTTATTGATTTCAGCACGATTTGATATCCGCTTGATGATGTATCGCATTTGGGCAACACTCATTTTATGTGGCTGCCTTACTGTCACAAAGATGGCAGGATTATTGTCAGTACGGCTTTCAATATAACGTTTAAGCCATATGTCACAACGCGTATTAAAATAAACCTCCCTTTCCTTATCACCTTTTCCTCTAACGATTGCGGATTGATTGGACCAATTAATATGGTTTTTTTCTAACGCAACTATTTCTCCAATTCGGCAACCAGTAGAAAACATGAATTCGAAAATTGCTTTTTCCATTGCGGAATGACAGGATTCACGGAGGTGTTCAATTTCCCGTTCGGTTAAATACTTGGGTATCCGCTTTCCTACTTTCGGTTCTTTAATTTTGGAAGTTGGATTCTTACTCAGGTAACCTTCTTCATGAGACCAACGAAAAAATGATTTCATAAAACGGATACGATGTGCAAGACTGGCTGGTTTTAAGTGCTTGCCGGATATAGCAAGATATTCTTTCAGTTGATTGGTGTCAAGCAATTCCATCTCTATATCCTTAAAATAACCAATTAATAGAAAAGACTGTAACCGGTAGGCCTTCAGCGTTTGTGGCGAAAAGCCCTCTATTCGTTTATCAGCATCAAACAAAGTCCACGCTTTTGACAGTAACAATTCCATTCCCCCTAAAATAGTAATATAAAAGGGATTATTGCCAACTTAATAGAATTCTAGACATAAGGAGTGATTTAACTAATGAGGTAGTTTAGTGCAAAAAGGTTTTCAAATGAACCCAAAATCTTGCTTTAGGAATCTTACACTCTCTATCTGGCGTCTTTTGAAATAAGGCATGTAAAATTTAGGTATAGAGTGCTTAGGGGCTTATGAAAAAAATAGTTTATGTAGTCTTTATTATTGCCATTATAGGTTTAGCTGTAAATTTATTAGTGAATCGAGCCAGTCAAGACACGGGTTTAGCTAAAGAAATTGACTCCCTTTTAGAAAAGGGAGAAACACAAATTGATTTAACAGGGTTAACTAATTTTAAATGGACCCAAGTCAGTCTATTTGGACCTTATACATCGGATGAACAGATTGAAGATTCAATGAATATCGAGTTTAAAGGGGACAATGGTGGAATTGATTACCTAGACGACCGTTTTTTATTGGTATTTGCTAATGAAAAACATGCCGTCAAAACCGTTGTGCTCTCAAGGATGATACATGGTACCTACACCATTAAAGATAATAAAATTTTAGTTGTTGACCGATAACCTTATTCAACTAACGGGGGCAAGAGTTAAACAAGGTGTTGCAAAGGAGCATCTTTTTTCTTGTTGAGCTAACGAAGCAGATTAGTTGAAGAGTGATGTTTAACTTGTGTTCAACTATCGTGCCAGATTGTTAGAGGATATAAAATTACAGTTACACGAAGGGGAGAAACATTAGGTGTGAAAAATAAAGATCTAATAAATAGTTTAATACCACTAGGGATGATTTTTGGTTCTGCTATTGGTGTAATTCTTGGCATATTTTTCGAACCAATTTCTCAAGGATTTTCAATTGTTATAGGAGCTGGAATTGGGTTATTACTGGGTTCTATCGCTTATGGATTTTATAGTAAGAAAGGGTAGAATACAACAATTGGGCGCGATTGCGGGGTAGCTTTACTTGAAGACCATAGAACTGCTAAGTCAGCTCTTTTTTCTTATTGTACTAACGGAGCAGTTTAGTGCAACAAGGAACGATAGAAATACAATAAATATGGAGTTTTGGGGAATAATGATACTAAACAAATTTAAGGAGAATCAGAAATGAAAAAATTGCTTTTTAGCCTTATCTTCGTTTTAGTAATTCTTCCTTCACAAACACACTCTGAGAATAAAATTGAAGAGTTGCCATCTTGTTCAGCAATACTTGAACCAACAAAAAACGTACCTAAAAATGCCAGAGGAGTAGCACTGATCTATAATATTGAAAGAAAGTTTAATGATGAACGAACAAGTCTCAGTGTTCACGCACTTCATTTACCAAAACCATCTAATTTTGGGGATTATGATGGTTATGAAGTATTAGCATATATTCCGAAGGAAATAAGTTGGATTTTCTCATTGTCCCCTTTAACTAAATATGGAGAAACTATTTGGGCTGGGAATTTAGATGAAGTTTCTCCTGTAATAAGACCTACTCGTATCAAAGTCCGAACAGTCAATACAACGACAAAGAAAACGGGTACTATTGTACTTGAAAAAATACTAAAACCTTGTTGAACTAACAGGTGCTTTAGTAAAAGAAGAAAAGGTTCTACATATTAGTCATATCTAATATGTAGAACCCTTTAATTTTTCTATCTTTTTTTAAAATTAGGTCTTGATAACACAAACGGCGCTGTTAAAATGAATGAATGGTTTTTAATTTTTTTGTATAGCAATTATAACTGAATTATGTACATAATTTTAAATCAAAAATATTAATTGTGTACTCTTAAAATAATATGTACACTAGAAATGATTCTTTAAGTGTTAGTAATGATAGTGCTTTGGATAAAAAAAATAATTATGTACGCGTATGTTTATGGTGATGTGATGGCGATACAATTCAGGCGACAATAAATGGCAAGAAAGAAAAAATCCGCTTATTAATGGTCGATACACCAGAAATGAATTACAACAAAGGTGAAGCACAGCCTTTTGCTGAATAGGCAAGAGACTATACGATTAAATTGTTAGAAAACGCTAAAAAGATAGAGGCAGTTTACGATGTAGGGCCAGAAACGGACAATACGATCGACTGTTAGCCTATGTTTTGTGGATGATGTGTTATTACAGGAATCGTTATTGAAAGAAGGGCTTGCGGCAGTACGTTTTATCCATAAACCAAATAATACGTTTGAGGATGAATTCAGAGATATTCAGCAGGAAGCCGAACAAGAAAAATTAAATATTTGGTCACACGATAATTACTTCCAAAAAGATGGATTCCATCCGGAAATATTGAAGTAAAGGTAACAATCAAGGGACAGTCCCAAAAGGCAATGAATAATGCCTTTTGAGGGCGGTCCTTTTTTGATTGTATGTAGAAGTGATGGATAGAATTGCTGAGGTGAAGAATAGAAACGGAGGACGAGCGGATAGAGCAGTTGAAGTGGCGGATAGAATGATTGAAATGACGGATAGAGCAGTGAGTCGAATGTGGGATGGATCTTTTAAAATGAGAGAATGGGATTTTTTAACAATCCTGTGTTTTTATATTTTCAAAAAACGAGCTTGCAAAATTCATGAAATATGTATATATTGTATATAAAGTATATATACAATATTATGAACAGAGGTACAGAAGTTTTAAAGTATATGTACATTAAAGTTCTCAGGAAAGGAAATTTATTTATGAAATGGATAAAACTTTTATTAATAGGATGGTTAACGTTAGTTGTTAGTCTATTCCTAGCTTCTCTTTCAGGTGATATTTCTGAAAAGTTGTTTGGTTCGTCGAGGGATTTTCAAAATTTTATAAAGGGTCTTGTGATGAGTGGACTGGTCGTTCCTATTGTTTTGTATTTATATCAGCATGTCTATCGAATGACTGGTGTTAAACCCAATGCGCCCGTATATTCATGGAAAAGGCTGTATCACTTTTTTACTGGGGTTTTCTTGGCAATTGCCCTGGCTTCATTGGGTATCATAATTGCTGGTTATCAAGGATGGCTAATCATTGAAGACTGGCATGCCCCTAATCAGTGGTATGGTCCGTTACTGATCAATATTATTTTTGCTTTCTTTTATGAAGCTTTGCCGGAGGAATTGGGATTACGAGGATTATTATATGATGTCTTACGTTTTCGATTCGCCACTTGGCTTTCAGTTTTATTGCAAACCTTACTATTTGTATTAGTTACTATTGCAGTTGCCTTGATTCAAGCACTTGTGGGATTAACCCCAGGAGTATCCATTAACATCGGTTATATTATTTTAATTCTATGCTTTGGATTATGTTTGCAGCTACTTCGTCTATGGACTGGGAGTCTTTGGACATCAATTGGTTTTCATCTAGCATATTTAGAAATCATGAGATTTGCCATCTCACCACATCAATACGGTGTATCACCAATCATAACCTACGACGGATCAATGCCTGAGCTCGGTGCCTTAATCTGTGTCATTATGATGGTTATTGGGGGTATCATTGTCTCACTCGTTATACTAGGTGCTAAGCGTTTTATACGGAAAAGTACATAATTAGAGCGACTTACTACGATTATGACTTAAAACAAATTAAAGAAAGTCGATTCCTTTTTATACAGGGAATCGACTTATTTAGATTATATCTGTTTAGCGAAACAACTATAATTATTTTACATCCTTTGACCACTCTATAACTTTCTCTTCATTATTTTCAATCCATTTTTTTGCTGCTTCTTTAGGATCAGCGCCTTCCATAATATCAAACATCACGCTTTCTATATCTTCTGCAGTCCAGTGGAAGTTTTTAAGAACACTATATGCGCCTGGATTATCCTCTTTTAATCCTTTACGTGCAAATGTGCCAATATATTCTTCGGCACCATAAATACCTTTCGGATCGTCTAAATATTTTAAATCAAAAGCATTAAAAATCCAGTGAGGGGACCAACCAGTAATAATAATTTCCTCGTTTTTAGCTAATGCCTGACTAAGTGCAGCAGTCATGGCACCTGCTGATGAGGTAAGGACATGCCAGCCTTCAAGGTTATGATATTCCTTATAAGCATTTTCTGTTGTAGCCATCATATTTGCCCCTGGCTCAATACCTGTAATTGTTTGATTAGCCTCGTTTGTTAAATCTTCAATAGAATTTACATCCATATAACTTGGGACAACTAAGCCAATCTTAGCCCCTGTTAGATTTTTTCCCAAATTTTCAATTTTATTTTTATACTTTTCAACTTGAGGGGCATGCGTTTGTGGTAGCCATGCTGAAACCATACCATCAACCTCACCATTAGCAAGTGCCTCCCACATAATGCCATTGTCAAGAGGGGTTAATGTGACATCGTATCCCAAATTCTCTAAAACCTGTCCTACTACGTGTGTAGAGGCAACTTCAGTATCCCATTCAACGTAGGCTAAATTAATTGCTTTATTTTTGGAGTCATCGCTAGCTGAGCTACACGCTGTTAATAACAGCATGATTCCCACTGCAAATCCCCATTTTAATAATTTATCGAACTTCATAAAATCTCTCCTTACTATAAAGTTTTATGTTTTAGATAAACTGCATGAATAGTTACTTCTATTAAAATAAAAATAATATAAACTAAAAATTAACAAGTAACAACTTAAAATTAACAAAGAGTTGTTACTTTTGTCAAATCACTAAAATAGAAAGAAATGCAAGTCTACTAGCAACCCAAACTTTTTGTCCATAGGATTTTTAGGAATGACAGGGAGAAAAGTGGAATGGGAGAATATCTAATGACTCTTCATCAAATGCATTTAGAGAAGCCCAAAAATCCAAATTTTGCCCACATATGATAGGTGAAAATGGATACTTGGGTTTGAGGAGGCTTAGAATGCATTGGATATCCATCATTCTGATTGGTATTGCTGCTAATTTAGATAATTTAGGAATAGGTCTTGCTTATGGTGTGAAACGGGTAAAAATTCCAGTCCTATCTAACGCAGTTATTGCTATTATGTCAATGATTGTCACATTTGTTGCCGTAACAGCGGGGGGGACGATTGTTGAATATATATCCCCTCATATCGCAAATTTGTTGGGGAGTCTATTGCTTTGTACGATTGGATTGTGGACATTAGTGTCTAATCGTTTTTCTCAGCAAGGGATTGCAGAACAGCCTGAATTATTTGATGAGGATAAAAACTATATTATTTCATTTAGAGAAGCAATAACACTTGGTTTTATCTTATCTGCTAACTGTTTAGCAGGGGGGATTGCTATCGGTGCTCACGGTATTTCAGTCATCTGGACAGTGATTTCTATTGGAACATTTTCATTTATTACAGTTGCAATCGGCAGCCATTTCGGAAATTTACTAACTAAAACTTTTATTGGAAAATACTCAGCGGCTATATCAGGCTGGTTACTCATAATGATTGGAGTATTGGAAATTTTAGGGTAATAGAGACTTGTTTAAATAGAATTATTTAAGGGATATCACAAATTCTTCTGTGATATCCCTTTTATTGTAGAAAATTTGACATATTAAGGACGAATTTGGTTTAGCAGTTGACATACGTTGGTATCAACGATTATTCTTGGAAATAGAAGTGTAATTGAGAATAATTTTCGTTTACGTGAAAATGCTTTCAATCTGAATATTGTGAACGAAAATTTTTTCAATTATAATGTTCTGTGGAAATTAGACGAATATATTCCAATAAGGAGGAGTTCAGCACATGAAGAAATTAATGATGTTCGTCATGCTAGTAATGGTATTTACCTTCAATTTAGGGTTACCACAAGCATCTGCCCAACTATCTGACGGTACTCATTCCATAAAATATCAGGTTAATAAGCCTGAAAGTAGCTCGGTGTCCATTGCCAATGATTATTTTGTAAAACCAGCAAAGGTCACTGTGAAAAATGGTACGGCGACAGTTCAAATTACCTTGAAAAATAGTAAATGGATTACTAAATTTCAGCCACCTGGTGGAGCAACCGTAGTAAGTGAAGATAAGGCAGCAGATACGCGAATCGTGCAATTCACAGTGAAAGATTTAACGAAACCTGTTGTGACTTCAATGAAAATTGATATTGATGATATTAATTATCACCATGAATATAGTGTTGCACTAGTTTTTGATGCGGTATCTACTGAAGGCTCAGCAGCGCCAAAAACTAATGATGTAAAAGCTTCGACAAATTCAACTGCCGAAAGTCAAGTGCCCAATCCACAAACAAGCGATACAACACCCTATCTATTAATCGTTGCATTAGTGGGATCAGCATTTTTAC
This genomic stretch from Lysinibacillus pakistanensis harbors:
- a CDS encoding IS110 family transposase — encoded protein: MNPVVGIDVAKDESEVQAFLEKGKPYGENFSIKHNREELDKFIGFLGEIRSIAGSKPVVILESTGHYHTPIIQCLEENEILYILLNPIISYQAKKSSLRKVKTDAFDAYQLCVLYYKEEFEPYRMRGIQLLNLRNLSRQQEIITNMYVEAKLQFHTILDQVFPEYRKVFGDLFSKVSLLILKEYPTSEKILESNEDDLSNSIREYCPSRSALWAREKARKLIDSANQNPFQKVMYQSHLFNLNMYIDILFHYQGHLSELEGQMLSLASEIEEYKIIQSIPGIGEKIAATIISEIGEIDRFNHPKKLVAYAGIDPSVYSSGKFTATTNRITKRGSSRLRHSLYLAVLCGIRSSRNKKLKEFYDKKRSEGKPSKVALVACINKLLQWIYALLKRKEVFLDLS
- the xerA gene encoding site-specific tyrosine recombinase/integron integrase; the protein is MLLSKAWTLFDADKRIEGFSPQTLKAYRLQSFLLIGYFKDIEMELLDTNQLKEYLAISGKHLKPASLAHRIRFMKSFFRWSHEEGYLSKNPTSKIKEPKVGKRIPKYLTEREIEHLRESCHSAMEKAIFEFMFSTGCRIGEIVALEKNHINWSNQSAIVRGKGDKEREVYFNTRCDIWLKRYIESRTDNNPAIFVTVRQPHKMSVAQMRYIIKRISNRAEINKEIHPHQLRHSYATHLLNNGAPIEVIQSLMGHEKSETTRIYAQLNGRLRKEYYQKYF
- a CDS encoding thermonuclease family protein, yielding MDDVLLQESLLKEGLAAVRFIHKPNNTFEDEFRDIQQEAEQEKLNIWSHDNYFQKDGFHPEILK
- a CDS encoding CPBP family intramembrane glutamic endopeptidase, whose product is MKWIKLLLIGWLTLVVSLFLASLSGDISEKLFGSSRDFQNFIKGLVMSGLVVPIVLYLYQHVYRMTGVKPNAPVYSWKRLYHFFTGVFLAIALASLGIIIAGYQGWLIIEDWHAPNQWYGPLLINIIFAFFYEALPEELGLRGLLYDVLRFRFATWLSVLLQTLLFVLVTIAVALIQALVGLTPGVSINIGYIILILCFGLCLQLLRLWTGSLWTSIGFHLAYLEIMRFAISPHQYGVSPIITYDGSMPELGALICVIMMVIGGIIVSLVILGAKRFIRKST
- a CDS encoding glycine betaine ABC transporter substrate-binding protein produces the protein MKFDKLLKWGFAVGIMLLLTACSSASDDSKNKAINLAYVEWDTEVASTHVVGQVLENLGYDVTLTPLDNGIMWEALANGEVDGMVSAWLPQTHAPQVEKYKNKIENLGKNLTGAKIGLVVPSYMDVNSIEDLTNEANQTITGIEPGANMMATTENAYKEYHNLEGWHVLTSSAGAMTAALSQALAKNEEIIITGWSPHWIFNAFDLKYLDDPKGIYGAEEYIGTFARKGLKEDNPGAYSVLKNFHWTAEDIESVMFDIMEGADPKEAAKKWIENNEEKVIEWSKDVK
- a CDS encoding manganese efflux pump; translation: MHWISIILIGIAANLDNLGIGLAYGVKRVKIPVLSNAVIAIMSMIVTFVAVTAGGTIVEYISPHIANLLGSLLLCTIGLWTLVSNRFSQQGIAEQPELFDEDKNYIISFREAITLGFILSANCLAGGIAIGAHGISVIWTVISIGTFSFITVAIGSHFGNLLTKTFIGKYSAAISGWLLIMIGVLEILG
- the isdC gene encoding heme uptake protein IsdC; translation: MKKLMMFVMLVMVFTFNLGLPQASAQLSDGTHSIKYQVNKPESSSVSIANDYFVKPAKVTVKNGTATVQITLKNSKWITKFQPPGGATVVSEDKAADTRIVQFTVKDLTKPVVTSMKIDIDDINYHHEYSVALVFDAVSTEGSAAPKTNDVKASTNSTAESQVPNPQTSDTTPYLLIVALVGSAFLLYRKKLQSKTEGQ